A section of the Acropora muricata isolate sample 2 chromosome 4, ASM3666990v1, whole genome shotgun sequence genome encodes:
- the LOC136915703 gene encoding adenosine receptor A1-like, which yields MPLIEEYPCINDTIAPSYIAFISSSLSGVMSLVTITGNLLVVLAIFIDPNKDLKSPFNYFVANLAICDLLVGFLVDPMSVAYHYSEGAAKRFPASRVYLHIPYFISCTASVLSLAALTVDRFWAISFPISYRNKLNPKRAGFAAAGIWAFSICFSFVYFSTSYLTYAFVFAHTVIIVTFLVMLLTYFKIVRHFKLKVKEWDSLNLAGAKDSQAKRQAMKWEEKVAKAFLIMLAFFLACYLPSCICIYITNLCISCSCISIHWARDVHFLFILANSGVNPFVYAWRLDNFRRAFVKLLTACCGKCRGRAGTQKESRDHNSASGSSKLEMGDSEAKGRQRLNSFLVVLPPETSEL from the coding sequence ATGCCTTTAATAGAGGAATACCCCTGCATCAATGACACCATCGCACCTAGCTACATTGCTTTTATATCGAGCTCACTATCTGGTGTGATGAGTTTAGTTACCATAACAGGGAACCTTCTGGTCGTGTTAGCGATCTTCATCGACCCCAACAAGGATCTCAAGTCGCCATTTAACTACTTTGTGGCCAACTTAGCAATTTGCGATCTGCTTGTTGGATTTTTAGTAGATCCTATGTCAGTGGCTTATCATTACAGCGAAGGAGCAGCAAAAAGGTTCCCTGCCAGTCGCGTTTATCTTCATATTCCTTACTTCATTTCTTGCACCGCTTCAGTTCTCAGTCTGGCAGCCTTGACAGTGGATCGATTTTGGGCGATAAGCTTTCCTATATCGTACAGGAATAAGCTGAATCCAAAGCGCGCTGGTTTTGCAGCAGCAGGAATTTGGGCTTTCTCCATTTGTTTctcgtttgtttatttttcaaccAGCTACCTCACATACGCCTTTGTCTTTGCCCACACTGTTATCATCGTCACATTTCTGGTCATGCTGCTCACATATTTCAAGATAGTTCGTCACTTTAAACTTAAAGTCAAGGAGTGGGATAGTTTAAACCTTGCCGGCGCAAAGGACAGTCAAGCGAAGAGGCAAGCTATGAAGTGGGAAGAGAAAGTCGCAAAGGCATTTTTGATCATGTTAGCTTTCTTTCTGGCGTGTTATCTTCCATCGTGTATTTGTATTTACATCACGAATCTCTGCATTTCGTGCAGTTGTATCTCAATCCACTGGGCCAGAGATGTtcattttctgtttattttggCTAATTCAGGGGTAAACCCGTTTGTTTACGCCTGGCGATTGGACAATTTCAGGAGGGCCTTTGTCAAGCTTTTGACGGCTTGCTGTGGAAAATGTCGGGGCAGAGCCGGTACGCAGAAAGAATCTCGGGATCATAATTCCGCATCAGGCTCCTCGAAGCTGGAAATGGGAGATAGTGAGGCAAAAGGAAGACAAAGACTTAACAGCTTCCTAGTCGTACTGCCTCCAGAAACAAGTGAACTGTAG